The Elusimicrobiota bacterium region TCCCCGAGATCGCCAAATCCTTGGGCGAGGGCATCCGCGAGTTCAAGAAGTCGATGCGCGAGGGGATGAGCGAGCCCGCCGTCGCCAAAGCCGAACCGGCGCAGATCGAATCGAAGGGCCAAATCGCCAAGCCCTGACGCGCTTCCTTCCTCCCCACCAATGACGAGGCCCCGGGAAGACCGGGGACCCGGCAACTGGATTCGTGTGCGTGTTGACACGCAGGGATGAGGGTGCTAAGATTTCGACATGGCCAAGATCCTGGTCTGCGAAGACGACGCGGCAGTCCTGAAGTTCGAGACCTCCATTCTGGCCAAGGCCGGTCATAAGGTCGTGGCCTGCGCCTCTGGCCTTGAGACGCTCAAGGAACTGGGCATCCAGCCCGACGATCCTTCCGCTGAGCTGCCCGACCTCATCGTGCTCGACATCATGATGCCCAGGATCGATGGATACGCCGTCGCCACCATCATGCGCAACAGCGCCCGCACCCGCGCCATCCCCATCCTTGTCGTCTCAGCGCTGTCCGATCTACGCACGTCTTTTTCGGACACGGAAAGCGTGGACGGATTCATGACCAAGCCCTTCACCAAGGAGGGCCTCATCGACAACGTGGCCAAGCTCCTCGATCCACGCAAGGCCCGGGCCTAGAAGTCTACCGGCTTCCTCCCGCACCCGCGACCGCGACGACCCCCAGCGCTGATCCCTACGAATGGGAAAAGGTCCCGGCGTTGTCGGATGACCCTGGGGGCTCCGTGCTCAGGACCTTTCCACCGATGCAAATCCGTGTCCCCGAGAGGAATCGAACCTCTATCGCCTGCTTAGAAGGCAGGAGCTCTATCCATTGAGCTACGGGGACGAATTGTATCGGCGACTAAAGATAAAAATACAATTTTTACTGCTTGCGCGTCGAATGCGTATCGAGCTAGGCGCCGATGCCGCGATGAGCATCCCTCGTCTTTAGGACTGCGCGTAGCGCCGCGTCTTGACCCAAGCGCGGCGCTCTTTCTTGACGTACTCGAGGTAGAAGGCGTTGGCCACGACCAGCGGCCAGAGCTGGCAATAGGTGAAGTACATCGCCATGCAGTACAACATGTTCGCGGGCGAGTCCTCGTGGGGCTCGCGCGAGATCATCAGCATGATCTCCGCGGCGAAAAGGCAGTAGGCGGCGAGCCAGACCTCGAGGTACGGACCCGGCACGGGGATCGAGACCAGGTTGGTCGCCGACAGCGCGAACAGCAGCGCCGAGACGACGATCGCGGCGAGGAACACGTAGTAGAGCGCCAGGAAGTAGAACATCTCGAAAGCCAGCGCCTTGTTCTTGGCCTTGCCCACGCTCAAGAAGAATTTGTGCATCAGATAGAAGGTGCCGCGCGCCCAGCGTGTGCGCTGCTTGAACCACGTGCGCAGGTCCTCGGGCTCCTGCTCCCAGGTCGTCGAGTAGGGCACGAACTTGATGCGGTGCCCCGCCTCCAGGATGCGCAGCGACAGCTCGGCATCCTCGGTCAAAGCCTCCTCGTCCCAGCCGCCGACCTCGTCGAGCACGTCCCTGCGCACGATGAAGTTGGTGCCCGGCAGCGTGGCGATCTTGAGCAGCTTCCAGCGGCCGGCCTGCACGATCCATTGGAAGCTCAGGCCTTCGATGTTGATGAAGCGGGTGAGCAGGTTCTTCTTGCGGTTGAGCGTGCGGAACTTGCCCAGCGCGGCGCCCAGGCCCGGCTCGAGCTCGAACTGCGCCGCCAGGTAGCGCAGGGCCGCCGGCTCCGGCTGATTGTCGGCGTCGTAGACGCCGATCAGGGCGTGCCGCGCCAGCTTCAGGCCCCGGTTGAGCACGGCCGCCTTGCCTTTCCCCCCTTCGCTTGCCGGCACGTGGACGACGCGCAGGCGCGAATGACGCTCGGCCAGCCGGTCGAGGATCGCCGCCGTGCCGTCGGTCGAAGCGTCGTCGAGCAGGATGAGCTCGAGCTGGTCCTGCGGATAGTCGGACGCCAGGAGCGTCTCGACCGTGCGCTCGATCACGAGCTCCTCGTTGTGCGCCGGGATCAGCAGGGACACGCCGGGCAGGTCCGGGTGCGAGGCGTCGAGCCGCCGTCTCTCGCGCGCGGCGTCGCGGCTGTAAAGGTAGCCGGCCATGGTCAGCACGAACTGGTAGACGAGCATGGTCCAGATCAGCGCCACGGTCGCCAGGAAGACCAGCTCGGCGATGATGCCCGCCCCGTTCTCGATCATGCGGCGGCCCCCTTGCGCAGCCAGCGGCGCAGGGCCTGCAGGCGCCGTTTGAGCGTCGTCAGCGCGAACAAGAGGGCCAGCAGGCCGCTCGAGACCAGGCCGAACAGGACGATCAGCGAGGCCAGGATCAGGCTCGTGTAGCGCACGGCATAGCCCAAGGTCGCCTCGCTGACGCCGGTCAGGCGGTGCTGGCCGGGCGGCGCCACCACGGTGTAGCCGCTGTCCCCGCGCAGGATGGGGAGGGCGGCCGGCTTCCCGTCGATCAGCACCCGGGAGAAGGGGTTGTTGAACAGCATCGCGCAGCGGCCCGGAGACGAATATTCCACCTCGAGTCCGCGGCCGCGCGGCCGCGCGTCCAGGAGCTCTCCCGAGATCGACAGAAGCCGCGTCTCGAGTTCGCTGGTGTCGAACCAGGAGCGCCTGGAGCCGGCCAGCGTCAGCCGATGCTCGCCGGACGGGATCAAAATCTCGCCTTTGTCCGAGGCGGGCCAGGGCTTTCCGTCGAGCCAGAGTTTGGAGGTGCGGTCGTCGAGCTCGAGGGTCACCGTGTACGGCGCCTGGATGACCCAGGCCGAGCCGTCCTTGCGCACGCCGGCCTTCTCGGCCATCGCGTACGGCAGGATGTCCCAGTCCTGCTCGGACACGCTCGATTCGGAGTAGAGGCAGACCCTCGGCGTCTGCCCGGCCGCCACCTGCCACAGGCGCAGCAGCTCGGAGCCGGTCTGCTGCGCCGTCGCGAATCCGACCTGTCCCGGGGGATGGACGGGCAGGACGTTGATGTCGATCAAGAACTGCCGCTTCAAGCCCAAGCCGCGGTAGCGCGCGCCGAGCGCCGCGTAGCGTTCGGGCGGCTTGGACCAATCCCGGGCTGGGTCCTCGACCTGCAGAGCGGCCTGGTGGAGGTTGACCGCCGCGATCGTGCCGGAGCCGTCGATGCCGAGCTCGTCCGACAGCTCCGGATGGCCGAAGACGTCGATGAGGGTGACGATCGTCTCCCAGGAGCGGCCCCGACCGCGGCTCACCTCGTCGACGGCTCCCAGGACCGCGCGCAGCTGCCGCCGGTTCTCGAAGCGGCGGTAGTCGTAGAAAGCCTTGAGCCCGGCGCCGTCCTTGGCCCAATGGTGCGGCGAGGCGGCGTCGAACAGCTCGATCGGGTCGAACCCGCTCTGCTTCTGGAAGCCGGCGCGCGCCGGCGCGGAGAACGGCGTGAACGACTCCGGGTGCGCGGGCCCCTGCGACTCGAAAGCGAGCTCAGCCACGTCGACGCCGTCCCAGTCGTTGGCGAGCAGGAAGCGCTTGAGGTCGTCCAGGGCCGCTTTCAGGCACTGCGGGTTCTGGAGGTCCATGAGGAAGCGCCAGCCCAGATGGGCGTCGGTCAGCCGCGCGGTCTTCTCCCGCCACTCCGGATGGCGGTTCCAGAAGTAGTCGCTGATGTGGGGCCACTCCAGCCAGGCGTACACGAGGATGCCGTTCTGGTGCGCGACGCGGATGAGCCGCGCGTAATCGTAGCTGTACTTATCGTAGAAGTGCCAGGCCGCGGCGTGCACCGCGCGGATGCCCGAGCGCCGCCAGAGCGGGACCAGGCGCTCGATGCTGATGCTGTTGCGATAGCCCGGGTCGAAATACGCATCGGCGCCTCGGCGCTTGACCATGGGCCGGACATGGAACTCGCTGATCAGCAGGTACGGCAGCCCCGGGAAGCGGCCGTAGCCGCCGCCGGTCAGCGGGTCGTAGAGCGGCGCGAAATACAGGAAGCGGCCCTGGCCGAGCTCTCCGCCGACGACCAGCGGATGGCCGAGGTCGCGGTCGGCGTAATAGACGCTGTCGTCCTCCACCTCCGGCTGCGCTACCCAGGGCACGGCCGGGTGGTCGGCCCAGCGGTT contains the following coding sequences:
- a CDS encoding twin-arginine translocase TatA/TatE family subunit, which encodes MGEFSPMHWLVVLVVALLIFGPKRIPEIAKSLGEGIREFKKSMREGMSEPAVAKAEPAQIESKGQIAKP
- a CDS encoding response regulator; translation: MAKILVCEDDAAVLKFETSILAKAGHKVVACASGLETLKELGIQPDDPSAELPDLIVLDIMMPRIDGYAVATIMRNSARTRAIPILVVSALSDLRTSFSDTESVDGFMTKPFTKEGLIDNVAKLLDPRKARA
- a CDS encoding glycosyltransferase, yielding MIENGAGIIAELVFLATVALIWTMLVYQFVLTMAGYLYSRDAARERRRLDASHPDLPGVSLLIPAHNEELVIERTVETLLASDYPQDQLELILLDDASTDGTAAILDRLAERHSRLRVVHVPASEGGKGKAAVLNRGLKLARHALIGVYDADNQPEPAALRYLAAQFELEPGLGAALGKFRTLNRKKNLLTRFINIEGLSFQWIVQAGRWKLLKIATLPGTNFIVRRDVLDEVGGWDEEALTEDAELSLRILEAGHRIKFVPYSTTWEQEPEDLRTWFKQRTRWARGTFYLMHKFFLSVGKAKNKALAFEMFYFLALYYVFLAAIVVSALLFALSATNLVSIPVPGPYLEVWLAAYCLFAAEIMLMISREPHEDSPANMLYCMAMYFTYCQLWPLVVANAFYLEYVKKERRAWVKTRRYAQS